From Quercus lobata isolate SW786 chromosome 11, ValleyOak3.0 Primary Assembly, whole genome shotgun sequence:
TaattatatcctccatgcttgcaaaatttctagaaaattaaagattaatagctatgtcatcaataaattgtttaaattgtaagtttttgtagtttaaaattatgcataaaatataagcttatagatcatatagtaaataatatctgattgacacaaaatttgacaagtGTATTATGAGCATAAAGAACAAACAATTCAacgattggattttcaaaatatgtaataatatttactttattgagtaaggttgtagccttaggctacaactattttgtaattaaattgtcatttttttaataaaaaagtaggATCTTACAGTCCTTAGGCCAATCTTGCAATTCGATCTTCAAACCCTCTCACTGATCTCGTGTAGGACCTCGATCTAAAATCATGATTAAAATAAGAAGggatttcaaatttatttttactgattttgggcattttttatataaataatgttaGTTTAAAACTTATTTGGTAACAATTTTAGGTGAACTTAATAATACCCCAAACGTTATGGAAAGCTCTCACTCTCTCATGCTCTCAACGGAAGAACAAGATGAACTTTCTCGTagtaataaaaaagttaagaagATTGAACATGCAGGGTATCAGGATGGGCAAAATGGGCAGGACGTTCCATCTTCTCCGTTGAGGTATGGCAATGGCTTTTGGAATCGAGCAGGGTCTTTCAAGGACAGACTGGTTGGTGAGGTACCGGGTGCTTACACCCAGGCCTTTAGCTTTGAAGACCACATGGAGGATGATGTACAATCAGATGAGGAGGTAGAATCTCTCCGGGAGGGCCTGGTGGCAGTGAGATTCTCCAAAAACTTCAAACACTAGATTCGAAACCCATGGACCAGAGCTCTCATTATTAAAGTTTTTGGTCGTTCAGTTGggtttaattatatttaaagcaAGCTTTTAGCTTCATGGAAACCTGCTGGGAGATTGGATTGCGTACCCCTTGGATAGGGCTTCTTCCTCATACGGCTATCGCTTAAGGAGGATTATGAGACTATCCTTAGAAAGGGGCCATGGTTTATTGGAGGGCATTTTCTTTCCATTAGACCGTGGGAGCCTGATTTCCGACCGACGACAGCCAATGTATCATCGGTGGCAATATGGATTCGTCTAAATGAGTTACCAATCGAGTATTATAATGCGAAAGCACTACATCAGATTGGCAAATCGATTGGTAACATGCTATAGGTTAACACTCACACGGCCATTAAAACCAAAGGAAAGTTTGCTAGATTATGTGTACAGATTGATGTCAACAAACCATTGATCACGGCTATCCTAATAGGGAAGTTTGAACAACCTGTATGTTATGAGGGTATTCAAACACTCTGCTTTGGATGTGGTAGAGTGGGACATCGAAAAGAGTTCTGTCCGTACACTATTCGGCAAGAATCACCTCGTGGAAGGGCGGAGAAGACAACGGAAGGGAGCGTGGATTCATTCCTATGCGATTTGCATGCAAATGACAGGGTGGAGAAAGGACAAGGGACTAGTGAGGAAGGACAAGGGATTAGTGAGAGTGTGAAGGGTAGTGCGAAGGAGGAGGTTGCAGATAGTACGTACGGTCCGTGGGTAGTAGTTACTCATAGGAGGCAATAGACAAGGAAACAGAGAAGTGGTGGGACCTCAGTGGATCAGGTGCGTGACCAGCCAATTCAAGGTCTGGTACGGAATGAAATGGAGAAAGCGACGAAAATGGGGAAGTTGCAGACCGGGTCCAATAATGGACCTGTAAAGGAAGTGAAAAGGAAATGGGTGCCCATCAGGGATATTAATGGGCCTATGTTGGCAAACTCTCTCCAATGTTTGGTGAAGACGCCCAATAATGGGGCTGTTAAGGAGTTTGAGGAAAGCCCAAAAAACATGGGCCTGAAGAAAGTCACTAACCAGGATGGGcttgggaaagaaaagggagatTTAAAGCCTAGTGTGAAGAACTCACTGAAAGGTAAGAAAGCACTTGCGCGTGCTAGGGTTGGGCAAAGTAGCTCTTCAGGTTCTGCAAGAATAGATGAAGAGAAAACTCGGCCAACAACACAAGGTAGAGATGAGCTTCCGGAGTTGCGTGACTCGCCGATTTTTCTTCTCACGTCCGCGTCGTGGCCAAAGACGGGGTATTAGTTTAGAGGAGGAGAACAACGAGATTCTGGGAAGCAACCTTGCGACGGTGCGAGCAAAGCCGAACCAAACTGTGGGCTGGGTCTGTGTGAAGCTCCAGCGAGAATGGAATTGCAATGGTCAATTGAAGAAGGTAATTGCAAGGGAAGGCTTCCCAGCAATGCCGAAATCAGTTTTGGATGGATGTGAAGTTCATGTAGTGGACTGTATTGAAGGATATTTAGCCAATGGAAGCGAAGCGGTGCTGGAGGCTGTTAACACAGCTGGTTTCCACAAGACTCAGGGGGAAAATAGTGCACCAACAATCCAAGATGTTCAAGCTCTTCAGGGCATTGAAGAAAAGGGGTTTAGGAGTGCGGCACCTCAAAGAGGTATTGATGTGGATCGAATAGAGCTACAGGGAGGAGGCAGAGATGTTGTCTTAATCTGAGTTTGCCCCACCCTTGATTATTTTTGTCCTCATGAATATAATTGTTTGGAATTGTAGAGGTGCTCTTAAACCCTCATTTCAGAAGCATGTTGGTGAGTTGGTTCGGAATCATAATCCAGTGATGTTGGTTGTAATGGAGACTCGTGTTGGGGGCAATAGGGCAAAGGAGATTATTGACAGATTACCTTTTGATGGTTCAGTGTATACGGATACCATTGGATATTCCGGTGGGCTTTGGTTGCTGTGGGATTCAGATAGAGTGGATGTCACGCCTTTGGCAAATACCAAGCAAGAAATTCATGCTACAATTAAGGTACAAAACTCTAATTCTAGCTGGCTATTTACTGTTGTGTATGCTAGTCCTAGATCTGctgaaaaatttattttgtggaATAACCTTATTAAAACTGCTGAGCTGCGTGATATGCCGTGGGTTTTGGCGAGTGATTTCAATGAACCTCTTTCGGATGAAGATAAATTCGGGGGAAGAGCAGTGAGTGTTAATAGGTcgcttttatttaaaaagtgcTTGGATAAATGTAACATGATTGACATAGGGTTTTCGGGGCCCCGGTTTACCTGGACAAATAGAAGGGAGTTCCAAGCATTAATCCAAGAAAGAATAGACAGGGTTTTTGTGAATCCTATCTAGTGTGTATTGTATCCGGAAGCTAGAGTTGTTCATCTCACCCGTTGTCATTCTGACCATTGCCCCATCCTCTTGGAGATGCAGCTGAGAACAAGCTTGGGGAAAAAAAGGCCTTTTAGACTTCAAACATGTTGGTTGTCTGAGCCATCCTTCCCATCTATTGTGAATCATGCTTGGAGAGACTCTCCCACCCTAGGGGATGCAGTGAATAGGTTTACTCAAGTAGCAATAAGGTGGAATGGTTCCCACTTTGGGAATATTTTTACAAGGAAAAAGAATTTGTTGGCTAGGATCAATGGTATTCAGCGGGCCTTATCAGTGAAACCTTCTGTTTTCCTGGTTAATTTGGAGAATGAGCTTCTTAAGGAGTTAGACCGAGTGCTTAATCAAGAAGAGGAGCTTTGGGATTTAAAGTCCCGTGTTAACTGGATGATTCAAGGTGACTGAAACACTAATTTCTATCATGTGTCTACACTTGTTCGAAGGAAGAGGAATTAGATCTTAGCCATCAAGGATCATATGGGGGAGTGGATACATGAAGAAAGTGCTGTTAAGGAGTTGTTTAGGAGTGGTTACAATAGTATTTACACCTCTTCTTTTACATCGGGCTCTTGGACTGCACCCGTTGTATCCCAATGGCAGGCTAGGTTATCTGAGGAGGAAAAGGAGAGTATTGGTGGGATTGCTTCGAAGGAAGAGATAAAATCTGCCCTATGGTCCTTGAAAGCTTTTAAAGCTTCGGGTCCAGATGGATTGCATGCTGGATTCTTTCAAAGGTTTTGGTTGATTGTGGGCAAATCGGTGATTGATGTGATCAAAAAGATCTTTACAAAGAAGACTGTTTCGGATTATTTGAACCGAACTCTTATTGCCTTAATTCCAAAGATTCAAAGTCCCGAGACGTTGAGCAATTAtagacctattagtttgtgCAACACAATATACAAGATTGTGACAAAGATTATTGTGGCCAGACTTAGACCGTACTTGGACAAGCTTATCTCTCCTCTCCAAACAGCTTTTGTTCCGGGAAGAAAGGGCATTGATAATGCGATCATAGTGCAGGAAGTCGTTCATACCTTCAGTAAGAAGAAAGGAAGGGTGGGGTACATGGCCCTAAAGATTGATCTAAAAAAGGCGTACGATAAGCTTGAGTGGAGCTTCATAAGGGACATGTTGATTAGGGCCAATTTACCATCTGATTTGATTGCTATTATTATGAGTTGTATATCCACGGTCTCTACGTCTATTTTGTTCAATGGTGAAGCTCTTGATCCGATATATCCAAGTAGAGGGATTAGGCAAGGTGACCTACTTTCGCCTTATTTATTCATTCTTTGTATGGAGCTTCTTGGGCATCTCATTGAGGAGAAGTGTAATGCCAAGCTCTGGCAGCCCGTGAAGGCTTCGAACAGTGGGCCGACTTTTTCacacttattttttgcagatgatttGGTGTTGTTTGCCAAAGCTAACCACACCAATTGTTCGGCTATTAGGGATGTTCTTGATGAATTTTGCAGCTTATCAGGTCAGTCTGTAAGTGATGCTAAACCAAGAGTTTATTTCTCGCCTAATGTGGATAGGGATGCTAGGGAATCCTTTTGTGATATTCTTGGCTGCCTCCACCCCTTCCCTTGGAAGTACCTTGGAATCCTTATTAAACATCCTGGATCTTCAGctcaagattttaatttcatcCTCGAAAGGGTGAAAAATAAGTTAGTTGAGTGGAAAGCTAATTTACTCTCTTTGGCTGGTCGGGCAGTCTTAATTCAAGCTTCTTCAGCGACTATTCCCGCATATGTTATGCAATGCACTCATGTTCCGAACAAAATCCTTGAGGGAATAGACTGGGTGAATAGAAATTTTCTTTGGGGGTCATCGGAATCATCCAAAAAAATCCATTGGGTTGGGTGGCAAAAGGTAGCGAAATTGAAGAAGGAAGGTGGGCTTGGGTTGCAAACTGCCAAGGGTAGAAACATTGCCTTGCTAGCTAAACTTAATTGGAGGCTACATGTAGAGAAAGAAGCTGTTTGGGCTAAAGTTCTAAGGCATAAATATTGTAACCACAGAAGGTTAAATTCTACCAATGCTGATAGTCTTCCGTGTTCGCAAATTTGGAAAGGTATGAAAAAGGGAAGGGCGACCTTCAATAAGGGCAGTATGTGGACAGTTGGTAGAGACAGTAAGGTCAGTTTTTGGTGGGAAAATTGGACGGGTAAAGGTGCTCTTCGCTATATGATCCAAGGTCCTTTAACCCAATGAGCTTATAGGTGGAAGGTGGGTGATATTCTTTCAGATAAGGGCTGGGATTGGGATCGGCTTCCTTTTGATTTTCCCTCTCAGGTCAAATCCTTAATCCAAGCAACACCCATTCCCTTCACGAGTAGAGGTCAAGACAATCTAGCATGGGCAGGAAATCCGAGGGGAATTTTTGATCTTAGAAGTGCCTACTCTATTGCTACAAAGGAGGAATCAGCCCC
This genomic window contains:
- the LOC115966516 gene encoding uncharacterized protein LOC115966516 — encoded protein: MPKSVLDGCEVHVVDCIEGYLANGSEAVLEAVNTAGFHKTQGENSAPTIQDVQALQGIEEKGFRSAAPQRGALKPSFQKHVGELVRNHNPVMLVVMETRVGGNRAKEIIDRLPFDGSVYTDTIGYSGGLWLLWDSDRVDVTPLANTKQEIHATIKVQNSNSSWLFTVVYASPRSAEKFILWNNLIKTAELRDMPWVLASDFNEPLSDEDKFGGRALRTSLGKKRPFRLQTCWLSEPSFPSIVNHAWRDSPTLGDAVNRFTQVAIRWNGSHFGNIFTRKKNLLARINGIQRALSVKPSVFLVNLENELLKELDRVLNQEEELWDLKSRVNWMIQGD